In Asanoa sp. WMMD1127, one genomic interval encodes:
- the glgX gene encoding glycogen debranching protein GlgX, whose product MQVWPGQRYPLGATYDGTGTNFALFSEVAEGVELCLFDEWGLGNERRVTMQEVDAYVWHAYLPGVEPGQRYGYRVHGRFDPSAGLRCNPNKLLLDPYAKAIDDDVRWDPAVYDYDFDDPDRMSTTDSAPFVPKAVVVNPYFDWGNDRPPRIPYHESVIYEAHVRGLTRRHPGVPEELRGTYAGIGHPAIVEHLKTMGVTAIELMPVHQFVHDNRLVDLGMRNYWGYNTIGFFAPYHGYSAMGRLGQQVQEFRGMVKTLHAAGIEVILDVVYNHTAEGNHLGPTLGFKGIDNPSYYRLSEQDRKYYVDYTGTGNSLNMRSPHSLQLIMDSLRYWVQEMHVDGFRFDLAATLAREFYEVDRLSTFFEVVQQDPVVSQVKLIAEPWDIGPGGYQVGNFPPVWTEWNGKYRDTVRDFWRGEPATLAEFASRISGSADLYQDDGRRPFHSINFVTCHDGFTLNDLVSYNDKHNEANGEDNRDGEGHNRSWNCGVEGPTDNPGVLALRARQRRNFLATLLLSQGVPMIGHGDELGRTQRGNNNAYCQDNDLSWVDWEHVDENLLAFVRKLTAFRARHRVFRRRRFFSGLPVQTRSAGAPLPDLAWFTPEGREMTNEDWGNHFGRAVMLFVNGEGIRERGQFGQRHLDDSFLLCFNAHDGDLRFTVPSHEYGQKWESVISTAEYPQEGQQVVEAGASIVVPDRSLVVLDRTI is encoded by the coding sequence ATGCAGGTCTGGCCCGGCCAGCGTTATCCCCTCGGGGCCACCTACGACGGCACCGGCACCAACTTCGCCCTCTTCTCGGAGGTCGCGGAGGGTGTCGAGCTGTGCCTGTTCGACGAGTGGGGGCTGGGCAACGAACGCCGGGTCACCATGCAGGAGGTCGACGCCTACGTCTGGCACGCCTACCTGCCCGGCGTCGAGCCCGGCCAGCGTTACGGCTACCGGGTGCACGGCCGGTTCGACCCGAGCGCCGGCCTCCGTTGCAACCCCAACAAGCTCCTGCTCGACCCCTACGCGAAGGCGATCGACGACGACGTCCGCTGGGACCCGGCGGTCTACGACTACGACTTCGACGATCCCGACCGGATGTCGACCACCGACTCGGCGCCGTTCGTGCCGAAGGCCGTGGTGGTCAACCCCTACTTCGACTGGGGCAACGACCGCCCGCCGCGGATTCCCTACCACGAGTCGGTCATCTACGAGGCGCACGTCCGGGGCCTGACCCGCCGGCACCCCGGCGTCCCGGAGGAGCTGCGCGGCACGTACGCCGGGATCGGTCATCCGGCGATCGTCGAGCACCTCAAGACGATGGGCGTGACGGCGATCGAGCTCATGCCGGTGCACCAGTTCGTGCACGACAACCGGCTGGTCGACCTCGGCATGCGCAACTACTGGGGCTACAACACCATCGGCTTCTTCGCGCCCTACCACGGCTACTCGGCGATGGGCCGGCTCGGCCAGCAGGTCCAGGAGTTCCGCGGCATGGTGAAGACCCTGCACGCGGCCGGCATCGAGGTGATCCTCGACGTCGTCTACAACCACACCGCCGAGGGCAACCACCTGGGCCCGACGCTGGGCTTCAAGGGCATCGACAACCCCAGCTACTACCGGCTCTCCGAGCAGGACCGGAAGTACTACGTCGACTACACCGGCACCGGCAACAGCCTCAACATGCGCAGCCCGCACTCCCTCCAGCTGATCATGGATTCGCTGCGCTACTGGGTGCAGGAGATGCACGTCGACGGCTTCCGCTTCGACCTCGCGGCCACGCTGGCCCGCGAGTTCTACGAGGTCGACCGGCTCTCGACGTTCTTCGAGGTCGTCCAGCAGGACCCGGTGGTGAGCCAGGTCAAGCTGATCGCCGAGCCGTGGGACATCGGGCCCGGCGGCTACCAGGTCGGCAACTTCCCGCCGGTGTGGACCGAGTGGAACGGCAAATACCGCGACACCGTACGCGACTTCTGGCGCGGCGAGCCCGCGACACTGGCCGAGTTCGCGTCGCGGATCTCCGGCTCGGCCGACCTCTACCAGGACGACGGCCGCCGGCCGTTCCACAGCATCAACTTCGTCACCTGCCACGACGGGTTCACGCTCAACGACCTCGTGTCCTACAACGACAAGCACAACGAGGCCAACGGCGAGGACAACCGTGACGGCGAGGGCCACAACCGGTCCTGGAACTGCGGCGTGGAGGGCCCGACCGACAACCCGGGCGTGCTCGCGCTGCGGGCCCGGCAGCGGCGCAACTTCCTCGCGACGCTGCTGCTCTCGCAGGGCGTGCCGATGATCGGCCACGGCGACGAGCTCGGCCGCACCCAGCGCGGCAACAACAACGCGTACTGCCAGGACAACGACCTCAGCTGGGTCGACTGGGAGCACGTCGACGAGAACCTGCTGGCGTTCGTCCGCAAGCTGACCGCGTTCCGGGCCCGGCACCGGGTGTTCCGCCGGCGGCGGTTCTTCAGCGGCTTGCCGGTGCAGACCCGCAGCGCCGGCGCGCCGCTGCCGGACCTCGCCTGGTTCACCCCCGAAGGTCGGGAGATGACCAACGAGGACTGGGGCAACCACTTCGGCCGGGCGGTGATGCTCTTCGTCAACGGCGAGGGCATCCGCGAGCGCGGCCAGTTCGGGCAGCGGCACCTCGACGACTCGTTCCTGCTGTGCTTCAACGCCCACGACGGTGACCTGCGGTTCACCGTGCCGAGCCACGAGTACGGACAGAAATGGGAGTCCGTGATCAGCACGGCGGAGTATCCGCAGGAGGGACAGCAGGTGGTGGAGGCCGGCGCGTCGATCGTGGTGCCCGACCGGTCCCTCGTCGTCCTCGACCGCACGATCTAG
- a CDS encoding helix-turn-helix domain-containing protein, which translates to MSPHESRAPRTGGVIWRRTVPAARQARILPDGCTDLIWSSRTGLVIAGPDTTAALATLTAGERIVGLRFPPGTGPAVYGVPAAALTDQRVRLDAVWPAATVREIEERMGGDDPGDLLDRVAAARLAAVGGPDRRAGAITAALAAGRTVGETAAGLGLTERHLHRASRDLFGYGPKTLARILRLRRALALLRAGAPKATAAADAGYADQPHLSRDVRALAGVTLSDLVD; encoded by the coding sequence ATGAGCCCGCACGAGTCCCGCGCCCCGCGCACCGGCGGAGTCATCTGGCGGCGCACCGTGCCCGCCGCGCGCCAGGCCCGCATCCTGCCCGACGGCTGCACCGACCTGATCTGGTCGAGCCGCACCGGCCTGGTCATCGCCGGCCCCGACACCACCGCCGCGCTGGCCACCCTGACCGCCGGCGAGCGCATCGTCGGCCTGCGCTTCCCACCCGGCACCGGCCCCGCGGTCTACGGCGTCCCGGCCGCCGCGCTCACCGACCAGCGGGTCCGGCTCGACGCCGTCTGGCCGGCGGCGACCGTGCGCGAGATCGAGGAGCGGATGGGCGGCGACGACCCCGGTGACCTGCTCGACCGGGTCGCGGCCGCGCGCCTGGCCGCCGTCGGCGGTCCCGACCGGCGAGCCGGGGCGATCACGGCGGCGCTGGCCGCCGGCCGCACCGTGGGGGAGACCGCCGCCGGCCTCGGTCTCACCGAGCGCCACCTGCACCGGGCCAGCCGCGACCTGTTCGGCTACGGCCCCAAGACCCTGGCCCGCATCCTGCGGCTGCGCCGGGCGCTGGCCCTGCTCCGCGCCGGTGCGCCGAAGGCCACGGCGGCCGCCGACGCCGGCTACGCCGACCAGCCGCACCTGTCCCGCGACGTGCGCGCCCTGGCCGGTGTCACACTGAGCGACCTCGTCGACTAG
- a CDS encoding response regulator transcription factor: MVTIGDGRLADFRRLDGAPIRVLVVDDEPTLTDLLQLALRYEGWEVRAAGSGTEAVNAAKAFTPDVVVLDVMLPDFDGLEVMRRLRVHAPNVPVLFLTARDAVEDRVAGLTAGGDDYVTKPFSLEEVVARLRALLRRAGVGVSAREEAVLTVGDLTLDEDSHEVRRAGSLVALTATEFELLRFLMRNPRRVLSKAQILDRVWNYDFGGQANVVELYISYLRKKIDAGRAPMIHTLRGAGYVLKPAD; encoded by the coding sequence ATGGTCACGATCGGGGATGGGCGGCTGGCGGACTTTCGGCGGCTCGACGGCGCGCCCATCAGGGTGCTCGTCGTCGACGACGAGCCGACCTTGACCGACCTCCTGCAGCTGGCGCTCCGCTACGAGGGCTGGGAGGTGCGGGCCGCCGGCTCGGGCACCGAGGCCGTCAACGCCGCCAAGGCGTTCACGCCCGACGTCGTGGTGCTCGACGTGATGCTGCCCGACTTCGACGGGCTCGAGGTGATGCGGCGGCTGCGGGTGCACGCGCCCAACGTTCCGGTGCTCTTCCTGACCGCGCGGGACGCCGTCGAGGACCGGGTCGCCGGGTTGACCGCCGGAGGGGACGACTACGTGACCAAGCCGTTCAGCCTCGAGGAGGTGGTGGCGCGGCTGCGGGCGTTGCTGCGGCGCGCCGGCGTCGGGGTCAGCGCGCGCGAGGAGGCCGTGCTCACCGTCGGGGACCTCACCCTCGACGAGGACTCCCACGAGGTGCGCCGCGCCGGTAGCCTGGTCGCACTGACCGCCACGGAGTTCGAGCTGCTGAGGTTCCTGATGCGCAACCCGCGGCGGGTGCTCAGCAAGGCCCAGATCCTCGACCGGGTGTGGAACTACGACTTCGGCGGGCAGGCAAACGTCGTGGAGCTCTACATCTCGTACCTGCGGAAGAAGATCGACGCCGGGCGCGCACCGATGATCCACACGTTGCGCGGCGCCGGGTATGTCCTCAAGCCCGCCGACTGA
- a CDS encoding citrate synthase: protein MTDVKLDHPAGQLSMAVRPAVEGPAGLDVGALLKETGYVTYDPGFVNTAATSSEITYIDGDEGILRYRGYPIEQLAERSSFLEVTYLLIYGELPTSDQLAEFTDKIRMHTLLHEDFRGFFDGFPRDAHPMPVLSSAVSALSTFYQDSLDPFDRDQVEISTIRMLAKVPTIASYAYKKSIGQPLLYPDNSLGYVEDFLRMTFGVPATKYEVDPVMAKALDMLFILHADHEQNCSTSTVRLVGSANANMFVSVAAGVNALMGPLHGGANQAVLEMLGQIQADGGDVKAFVNKVKNREAGVKLMGFGHRVYKNYDPRAAIVKKSAQDVLSRMSKPDPLLDLAMQLEEIALGDDFFVSRKLYPNVDFYTGLIYKAMGFPTRMFTVLFALGRLPGWIAQWREMITDPATKIGRPRQLYTGAPKRDYVNIEQR from the coding sequence ATGACCGATGTCAAGCTAGACCACCCGGCCGGACAGCTCTCGATGGCGGTACGCCCGGCCGTAGAGGGCCCCGCGGGCCTCGACGTCGGCGCGCTGCTGAAGGAGACCGGCTACGTCACCTACGACCCCGGTTTCGTCAACACCGCCGCGACCTCGTCCGAGATCACCTACATCGACGGTGACGAGGGGATCCTCCGCTACCGCGGATACCCGATCGAGCAGCTGGCCGAGCGTTCGAGCTTCCTCGAGGTGACCTACCTGCTGATCTACGGCGAGCTGCCGACCTCGGACCAGCTGGCCGAGTTCACCGACAAGATCCGCATGCACACCCTCCTGCACGAGGACTTCCGCGGCTTCTTCGACGGCTTCCCCCGCGACGCGCACCCGATGCCGGTGCTCTCCTCCGCGGTCAGCGCGCTGTCGACCTTCTACCAGGACAGCCTCGACCCGTTCGACCGCGACCAGGTCGAGATCTCCACGATCCGCATGCTGGCCAAGGTGCCGACGATCGCGTCGTACGCCTACAAGAAGTCGATCGGCCAGCCGCTGCTCTACCCGGACAACTCCCTCGGCTACGTCGAGGACTTCCTGCGGATGACCTTCGGCGTGCCGGCGACCAAATACGAGGTCGACCCGGTCATGGCCAAGGCCCTCGACATGCTGTTCATCCTGCACGCCGACCACGAGCAGAACTGCTCCACCTCGACCGTGCGGCTGGTCGGCTCGGCCAACGCCAACATGTTCGTGTCGGTCGCGGCCGGCGTCAACGCGCTGATGGGTCCGCTGCACGGTGGCGCCAACCAGGCCGTGCTGGAGATGCTCGGCCAGATCCAGGCCGACGGCGGCGACGTCAAGGCGTTCGTCAACAAGGTCAAGAACCGCGAGGCCGGCGTCAAGCTGATGGGCTTCGGGCACCGGGTCTACAAGAACTACGACCCGCGCGCCGCGATCGTCAAGAAGTCGGCGCAGGACGTGCTGTCCCGGATGAGCAAGCCGGACCCGCTGCTCGACCTGGCCATGCAGCTCGAGGAGATCGCGCTCGGCGACGACTTCTTCGTGTCCCGCAAGCTCTACCCGAACGTCGACTTCTACACCGGCCTGATCTACAAGGCGATGGGCTTCCCGACCCGGATGTTCACCGTGCTGTTCGCCCTGGGCCGCCTGCCCGGGTGGATCGCGCAGTGGCGGGAGATGATCACCGATCCGGCCACCAAGATCGGTCGCCCGCGCCAGCTCTACACCGGCGCTCCGAAGCGCGACTACGTCAACATCGAGCAGCGCTGA
- a CDS encoding sulfatase-like hydrolase/transferase: MTDEKPRKRVRTWAKSEIAPLLEILALCGLAIAQPLLDVTGQSPDFFLFYGAGRGEILLLVALVTVVPPLALWALGALTGLVGARTRRITHATTVGLLVAAIAVQFGKQLLPMRGLPLAALGVAVGAGIAYAYWRWRVPGQLMRIAAIGPLVFVALFAFASPTSAVVLPSAALKARADVTQTRDSHPPVVMLMLDEFPLVSLLGPDGRIDKAKYPNIAALADSSTWYRNATGVSGWTPYAMPAMLTGRHPAKEVAPHYAAYPDNLFTLLGGTYDTDVQETITELCPPAECDAQERRDRPGGLPALLREVAGLFRQIASPRDEPASDPEASYREDTLAEARSGVAPGDPKFRWDSLDDNQPSRFTSFLDGLTPTPRPKLHFLHLLMPHTPWNYLPSGTRYEAPEDFPLDGPGWVETARDRHLAQVGYTDRLVGKMIDRMKQTGLWDRAALIVTADHGVSFTMNHQGRGMGAVDASPEEVLWVPLFVRTPAQAAGAVDDRNWQHVDLLPTVAELAGVSVPWEVDGRPASASPRNTPDHTYSDVPGKPVNVSDTGTFQKIITGRAGPHMAPRIHPELIGQPVDAHRVSETTGPRVKIDNASAFADVAPDTGVLPALVYGELPGAVRDGTPLAIAINGRIGAVTQATWADKQGRRFAALVPDEGLFRPGSNDVAVYEVTGDGLRRLPNA, from the coding sequence GTGACTGACGAGAAGCCCCGCAAACGGGTACGGACCTGGGCCAAGAGCGAGATCGCCCCGCTGCTGGAGATCCTGGCCCTGTGCGGCCTGGCCATCGCCCAGCCCCTGCTCGACGTCACCGGCCAGAGTCCCGACTTCTTCCTGTTCTACGGCGCCGGCCGGGGCGAGATCCTGCTGCTCGTCGCCCTGGTCACGGTCGTGCCGCCGCTGGCGCTCTGGGCACTCGGTGCGCTCACCGGGCTGGTCGGCGCGCGCACCCGCCGGATCACCCACGCGACCACGGTCGGCCTGCTGGTGGCCGCGATCGCCGTGCAGTTCGGCAAGCAGCTCCTGCCCATGCGCGGCCTACCGCTGGCCGCGCTCGGCGTCGCGGTCGGCGCCGGCATCGCGTACGCCTATTGGCGTTGGCGCGTCCCGGGCCAGCTGATGCGGATCGCGGCGATCGGCCCGCTGGTGTTCGTGGCCCTGTTCGCGTTCGCGTCGCCGACCTCGGCCGTCGTGCTGCCCTCGGCCGCGCTCAAGGCCCGGGCCGACGTCACGCAGACCAGGGACAGCCACCCGCCGGTCGTCATGCTGATGCTCGACGAGTTCCCGCTGGTCAGCCTGCTGGGCCCGGACGGGCGGATCGACAAGGCGAAGTACCCGAACATCGCGGCGCTGGCCGACAGCTCCACCTGGTACCGCAACGCGACCGGTGTCAGCGGCTGGACCCCCTACGCGATGCCGGCCATGCTCACCGGCCGCCACCCGGCCAAGGAGGTCGCGCCGCACTACGCGGCCTACCCCGACAACCTGTTCACCCTGCTCGGCGGAACCTACGACACCGACGTGCAGGAGACGATCACCGAGCTGTGCCCGCCGGCCGAGTGTGACGCCCAAGAGCGGCGGGACCGGCCCGGCGGGCTGCCGGCGCTGCTGCGCGAGGTGGCCGGCCTGTTCCGCCAGATCGCCTCGCCGCGCGACGAGCCGGCCAGCGATCCCGAGGCGTCCTACCGCGAGGACACCCTCGCCGAGGCGCGCTCCGGCGTGGCGCCCGGCGACCCCAAGTTCCGCTGGGACAGCCTCGACGACAACCAGCCGTCCCGGTTCACCTCGTTCCTCGACGGGCTGACCCCGACGCCGCGCCCGAAGCTGCACTTCCTGCACCTGCTGATGCCGCACACGCCGTGGAACTACCTGCCGTCCGGCACGCGGTACGAGGCGCCGGAGGACTTCCCGCTCGACGGGCCCGGCTGGGTCGAGACGGCCCGCGACCGCCACCTGGCCCAGGTCGGCTACACGGACCGGCTGGTCGGCAAGATGATCGACCGGATGAAGCAGACCGGGCTGTGGGACCGGGCCGCGCTGATCGTGACGGCCGACCACGGCGTCTCGTTCACGATGAACCACCAGGGCCGGGGGATGGGCGCCGTCGACGCCTCGCCCGAGGAGGTGCTCTGGGTGCCGCTGTTCGTCCGGACCCCGGCGCAGGCGGCCGGCGCGGTCGACGACCGCAACTGGCAGCACGTCGACCTGCTGCCGACGGTGGCCGAGCTCGCCGGCGTCTCGGTGCCGTGGGAGGTCGACGGGCGCCCGGCGTCCGCCTCGCCGCGGAACACCCCGGACCACACCTACAGCGACGTCCCCGGCAAACCGGTTAACGTCTCCGATACCGGAACATTCCAGAAGATCATCACCGGCCGGGCCGGTCCGCACATGGCGCCCCGGATCCACCCGGAACTGATCGGACAGCCCGTCGACGCGCACAGGGTCAGCGAAACCACCGGCCCGCGGGTGAAAATCGACAATGCCTCCGCGTTCGCCGACGTCGCGCCGGACACCGGCGTGCTCCCCGCGCTGGTCTACGGTGAGCTGCCCGGCGCGGTGCGCGACGGCACGCCCCTGGCGATCGCGATCAACGGCCGGATCGGCGCCGTCACCCAGGCGACCTGGGCCGACAAGCAGGGCCGGCGGTTCGCGGCGCTGGTCCCCGACGAGGGTCTCTTCCGGCCCGGGAGCAACGACGTGGCAGTCTACGAGGTCACCGGCGACGGGTTGCGGCGACTGCCGAACGCATAA
- a CDS encoding HAMP domain-containing sensor histidine kinase, with translation MSSSPPTEPPEAPSPAPPAPRGRRRRTLRARLLVVLIALLAIVLLTAGTITTIALRESLIGQVDRQLTATAQRAGLPPAGVRPDRPPDGDRPPPDGDRPPDGQGNGPPPPRRGGPPDPPPPPYDWVDVGPAINGQPPDTLAAVVNDGAVALSGRRDPDSTTEILAVPAAAHAALASVPADGRAHTRDLATLGEYRLAARDDSGRTVVIGLPLDAVDDTVRDLVLIEAAIALAALLLAGGAGALVVRRELRPLERVAATAAQVTALPLDRGEVALPMRVPEQDTDPDTEVGRVGAALNRMLTHVGDALEARQASETRVRQFVADASHELRTPLAAIRGYAELTRRNPGPVPADVAHAIRRVESESARMTSLVDDLLLLARLDAGRPLEADAVDLTATVLDVVGDAHVAGPAHHWRLDLPTEEILVRGDGPRLHQVLANLLANARVHTPPGTTVVTGLTTDDGSALLTVTDDGPGIPPELQGEVFDRFARGDSSRSRAGAGSTGLGLAIVSAVVGAHRGEVTVASEPGRTAFTVRLPLFADAANPDAARPD, from the coding sequence ATGTCCTCAAGCCCGCCGACTGAGCCGCCGGAGGCGCCCTCCCCGGCGCCTCCGGCGCCTCGTGGCAGACGCCGGCGCACCCTGCGCGCCCGGCTGCTCGTCGTCCTGATCGCCCTGCTGGCGATCGTCCTGCTCACCGCCGGCACGATCACCACGATCGCCCTGCGCGAATCCCTGATCGGCCAGGTCGACCGCCAGCTCACCGCCACTGCGCAGCGGGCCGGCCTGCCCCCGGCCGGCGTGCGCCCGGACCGGCCACCCGACGGCGACCGACCGCCCCCCGACGGCGACCGGCCACCGGACGGCCAAGGCAACGGCCCACCCCCGCCCCGCCGCGGCGGACCGCCGGACCCGCCACCCCCGCCGTACGACTGGGTCGATGTCGGCCCCGCCATCAACGGCCAACCCCCGGACACCCTCGCCGCCGTCGTCAACGACGGCGCCGTCGCGCTGTCCGGCCGCCGCGACCCCGACTCCACCACCGAGATCCTCGCCGTGCCCGCAGCGGCCCACGCCGCCCTGGCCAGCGTCCCCGCCGACGGTCGCGCCCACACCCGCGACCTGGCTACCCTCGGCGAGTACCGGCTGGCCGCGCGCGACGACAGCGGCCGCACCGTCGTGATCGGACTCCCGCTCGACGCCGTCGACGACACGGTCCGCGACCTCGTCCTGATCGAGGCCGCCATCGCCCTCGCTGCCCTGCTGCTCGCGGGCGGCGCCGGTGCCCTCGTCGTCCGCCGTGAGCTGCGCCCGCTGGAACGCGTCGCGGCCACCGCCGCCCAGGTCACCGCCCTGCCGCTGGACCGGGGCGAGGTCGCGCTCCCGATGCGGGTGCCCGAGCAGGACACCGACCCCGACACCGAGGTCGGCCGGGTCGGCGCCGCCCTCAACCGGATGCTCACCCACGTCGGCGACGCGCTCGAGGCGCGCCAGGCCAGCGAGACCCGCGTACGCCAGTTCGTCGCCGACGCCAGCCACGAGCTGCGCACCCCGCTGGCCGCCATCCGCGGGTACGCCGAGCTGACCCGCCGCAACCCCGGCCCCGTGCCCGCCGACGTCGCCCACGCCATCCGCCGCGTCGAGTCGGAGAGCGCCCGGATGACCAGCCTCGTCGACGACCTGCTGCTGCTCGCGCGACTTGACGCCGGCCGCCCGCTGGAGGCCGACGCCGTCGACCTGACCGCCACCGTCCTCGACGTCGTCGGCGACGCCCACGTGGCCGGTCCCGCCCACCACTGGCGCCTGGATCTGCCGACCGAGGAGATCCTCGTCCGCGGCGACGGCCCACGCCTGCACCAGGTGCTCGCCAACCTGCTCGCCAACGCCCGTGTGCACACTCCGCCCGGCACCACCGTCGTCACCGGACTGACCACCGACGACGGAAGCGCCCTGCTGACGGTCACCGACGACGGTCCGGGCATCCCGCCGGAGCTGCAGGGGGAGGTCTTCGACCGGTTCGCCCGCGGGGACTCGTCCCGGTCGCGGGCGGGCGCCGGCAGCACCGGCCTCGGCCTGGCCATCGTGTCCGCCGTCGTGGGCGCCCACCGCGGCGAGGTCACGGTCGCCAGCGAGCCGGGCCGGACGGCCTTCACCGTACGCCTGCCGCTGTTCGCGGATGCCGCTAATCCGGACGCTGCCCGCCCTGATTGA
- a CDS encoding VOC family protein produces MTLRIDLFGLVVADMARSLAFYRALGLAIPASADKEPHAEVALPGGLRLAFDTVETIRSFDPKWQAPTGSARTAIAFRCDSPAEVDEVYARMTADGWDGGVEPFDAFWGQRYATLHDPDGNGVDLFAAP; encoded by the coding sequence ATGACATTGCGAATCGATCTTTTCGGGCTGGTCGTGGCCGATATGGCGCGGTCGTTGGCGTTCTACCGTGCCCTCGGGTTGGCGATTCCGGCGTCCGCCGACAAAGAGCCGCACGCCGAGGTCGCGCTGCCCGGCGGGCTGCGGCTCGCCTTCGACACGGTGGAGACGATCCGGTCGTTCGACCCGAAATGGCAGGCGCCGACCGGCTCGGCGCGGACCGCGATCGCGTTCCGGTGCGACTCACCGGCCGAGGTCGACGAGGTCTACGCGCGGATGACGGCGGACGGCTGGGACGGCGGCGTCGAGCCCTTCGACGCGTTCTGGGGTCAGCGCTACGCGACGCTGCACGACCCGGACGGCAACGGCGTCGACCTGTTCGCGGCGCCCTAG
- a CDS encoding methyltransferase encodes MTPEHTRPHAEPGSFRDPQTRVFHADGEVLRGLGAQAAQDWKALRASDFFARTQADGTVTATDEVDRELPGAPGTWSATLRHAPLPFVSYPYEWSHAMRQDAARLHLELLQEALKAGFTMKDGSAYNLQWRGAAPEFIDVGSFEPAKPGEPWAGYRQFCQTLLYPLMLQAHLDLDPRPLLRAQIDGIEPAQMRRLLGGTKRLAAGVLKHVHLHDSVQSRNADRSTGAVREQLRDAGFNSELVLAAVRAMTKLVDKLDWAPPATHWGGYRETCSYSDDDRAAKQRFVDQALSAAATTRLVLDLGANDGIFSRQAAAKAEHVVAVEADPAVVDTLYRQLRAEGDKRILPIVMDLADPSPGGGWGGVERAGFAARAARADVTLALALVHHLAIGRNVPLPGIVDWLTGMGRTVVVEFVHAEDPMARRLLANKPDGLFPDYHVDTFVRLLGERFDIAQRETLPGGSRTLIAGVRRD; translated from the coding sequence GTGACACCAGAACACACCCGGCCGCACGCGGAGCCGGGTTCCTTCCGCGACCCCCAGACCCGTGTGTTCCACGCCGACGGCGAGGTGCTGCGCGGGCTGGGGGCGCAGGCCGCCCAGGACTGGAAGGCGCTGCGTGCCAGCGACTTCTTCGCCCGCACCCAGGCCGACGGCACGGTCACCGCGACCGACGAGGTCGACCGCGAGCTGCCCGGCGCGCCCGGCACCTGGAGCGCCACGCTGCGGCACGCGCCGCTGCCGTTCGTGAGCTATCCCTACGAGTGGTCGCACGCGATGCGGCAGGACGCCGCCCGGCTCCACCTCGAGCTCCTCCAGGAAGCGCTCAAGGCCGGCTTCACGATGAAGGACGGCTCGGCCTACAACCTGCAGTGGCGGGGCGCCGCGCCGGAGTTCATCGACGTCGGCTCGTTCGAGCCCGCGAAGCCCGGCGAGCCGTGGGCCGGCTACCGCCAGTTCTGCCAGACGCTGCTCTACCCGCTGATGCTGCAGGCCCACCTCGACCTCGACCCGCGGCCGCTGCTGCGGGCCCAGATCGACGGCATCGAGCCCGCCCAGATGCGCCGCCTGCTCGGTGGCACCAAGCGGCTGGCGGCCGGCGTGCTCAAGCACGTCCACCTGCACGACAGCGTCCAGTCGCGCAACGCCGACCGGAGCACGGGGGCCGTCCGCGAGCAGCTGCGCGACGCCGGCTTCAACAGCGAGCTGGTGCTGGCCGCCGTCCGCGCGATGACCAAGCTCGTCGACAAGCTCGACTGGGCCCCGCCGGCCACGCACTGGGGCGGCTACCGCGAGACCTGCAGCTACTCCGACGACGACCGGGCGGCCAAGCAGCGGTTCGTCGACCAGGCCCTGTCCGCCGCGGCGACGACGCGCCTGGTGCTCGACCTCGGCGCCAACGACGGCATCTTCTCCCGCCAGGCCGCGGCCAAGGCGGAGCACGTGGTCGCCGTCGAGGCCGACCCCGCCGTGGTCGACACGCTCTACCGCCAGCTGCGCGCCGAGGGCGACAAGCGGATCCTGCCGATCGTGATGGACCTCGCCGACCCGTCGCCGGGCGGCGGCTGGGGCGGCGTCGAGCGGGCCGGCTTCGCGGCCCGGGCGGCCCGGGCCGACGTCACGCTCGCCCTGGCCCTCGTGCACCACCTGGCGATCGGCCGCAACGTGCCGCTGCCGGGCATCGTCGACTGGCTGACCGGCATGGGCCGCACGGTCGTCGTCGAGTTCGTGCACGCCGAGGACCCGATGGCCCGGCGCCTGCTGGCCAACAAGCCCGACGGGCTCTTCCCCGACTACCACGTGGACACGTTCGTCCGGCTGCTCGGCGAGCGCTTCGACATCGCGCAAAGGGAGACGCTGCCCGGTGGCAGCCGCACCCTGATCGCGGGCGTCCGGCGTGACTGA